From a single Cytophagales bacterium WSM2-2 genomic region:
- a CDS encoding ribonuclease Z: MKRVLLLLVIVLVPLTGRTQSRTKLVLLGTGTPNTDINKFGPSTAIIVDDQPYIIDCGPGVVRRAIAAGIKVETLNLLFITHLHSDHTVGYPDFLLTPAVLERHGPLKVFGPSGIKSMHEHITKAYEKDIELRLKGDEHGNPSSYQTEVSEIKQGLVYQNEKVKVYAFKVSHGSWDEAYGYKFETPDKTIVISGDCTYSEEIVKACEGCDVLVHEVYSEDGFSRKPDKWKNYHSKFHTSTSQLAEIANRSKPKLLVLTHQLVWDSTPEKMLKEISGKYSGKVVFGNDLDSF, encoded by the coding sequence ATGAAGCGAGTTTTGCTGCTTCTTGTGATTGTCCTTGTACCCCTCACCGGTCGTACTCAAAGCCGCACCAAGTTGGTTCTGCTTGGCACAGGAACTCCCAACACTGATATTAACAAATTCGGTCCCTCCACAGCGATCATTGTTGATGATCAACCTTACATTATCGACTGCGGTCCTGGCGTGGTAAGGAGAGCTATTGCAGCTGGAATTAAAGTTGAAACCCTCAACTTACTTTTTATCACTCATCTGCACTCGGATCATACCGTTGGGTATCCCGATTTTTTATTGACTCCCGCGGTCCTGGAAAGACATGGGCCGCTCAAAGTTTTTGGCCCCTCCGGAATCAAGTCAATGCATGAGCATATTACAAAAGCGTATGAGAAAGATATCGAGTTGCGATTGAAAGGTGACGAACATGGAAATCCATCTTCGTACCAAACAGAAGTCTCGGAAATCAAGCAGGGGCTTGTTTATCAAAATGAAAAAGTAAAAGTGTACGCATTCAAAGTGAGTCATGGCTCGTGGGATGAAGCTTATGGATATAAATTTGAAACCCCGGACAAAACGATCGTCATCTCGGGTGATTGCACCTATAGCGAAGAGATTGTCAAAGCGTGTGAAGGATGTGATGTTCTTGTGCACGAGGTCTACTCAGAAGATGGTTTTTCCAGGAAACCAGACAAGTGGAAAAACTATCATTCCAAGTTTCATACCTCAACAAGTCAGTTGGCAGAAATTGCCAATCGTTCCAAGCCGAAGTTGCTTGTCCTTACACACCAGTTGGTCTGGGATTCTACTCCTGAAAAGATGTTAAAGGAAATTTCCGGTAAATATTCCGGTAAGGTGGTCTTCGGCAACGACCTGGATAGTTTCTGA